Proteins found in one Oncorhynchus mykiss isolate Arlee chromosome 3, USDA_OmykA_1.1, whole genome shotgun sequence genomic segment:
- the LOC110511923 gene encoding nucleotide-binding oligomerization domain-containing protein 1, with protein sequence MHIMGSSAEEARAGLTGHVSTVQMLTLHRELLVSQVKSTQCILDNLLQSGFLCIEDTEIIQRSATKTDQVRKILELVQSKGEQACEYFLYILYKVYDAYIDLQPWLKEINYQPPDFIRDIPVKNTDPISRYCEKLRHELGRDTRFIASYTKREETLLEELYTDTLMELLNDRNESLGHLEGLEQLLGEQGVFNPQAETVLITGDAGVGKSILLQKLQRLWSNRELEQTDAMFFFKFRCRMFSTFKETDEISLRDLLFKYNCYPDQDADNEVFSYILRFPEKVLFTFDGYDEIQADLDLENMPEVVSPEERTHPLLVLINLLCGKLLNGSRKVLTARTGTEVQSRVIRKRVALRGFSPAHLQTYTNLHFKEQEHRDLVSVQLNANPHLCGLCSIPLFCWIVFKSFKHLSSVYDDFELPEACVTLTSIFLLLSEVFFSRGAASPPGLLTRNTRCPADTFRAGLRPLTAFSKLALLGMERGVFVFDQEEVTSCGLTEDDLQVGFLRPVSLYDACGNPSTFEFFHLTLQSFLAAFSLVLDEQASEGNILKFFTECSRRDNTSCLSCVFPCIGGSSKPRGKDPFKTNEHLQYANLFLCGLLSKANAGLLEHMVPPAPLKRKRAVLKSYLSTSVRSHLRGLPLHSTEQEGSKVHVLPNFLWMLRCIFETGSKEVAQLTAKGITADYIKLGYCNVFSGDCSALNFVLQHRRKRLGVDMDNNNISDYGVKQLRPSFSKMTVVRLCVNQISDSSVEVLAEELIKHRVVEVLGLYNNLITDIGAKLIAHIIEECPKLRVVKVGSNKFTSVGGRYLASAIQKSTSIFDVGMWGNSIGDEGARAFAVALRNHPSLTNLSLSANGITSEGGRHLAEALKCNTMLRIFWLVQNELSDDVAPDLAELIRSNTGLSHLWLINNQLTVDGIRQLSEAISHNTSLKEICLKGNRLSEEEEKLFEAEGRLRFH encoded by the exons ATGCATATTATGGGCTCCAGTGCAGAAGAAGCCCGTGCTGGACTAACGGGCCATGTGTCCACTGTCCAAATGCTCACCTTGCACCGTGAGCTACTAGTTTCCCAAGTGAAGAGCACGCAGTGCATTCTGGATAACCTCCTACAAAGTGGCTTTCTGTGTATTGAGGATACAGAAATCATCCAGCGCTCAGCCACCAAGACAGACCAG GTGCGTAAAATCCTGGAATTGGTCCAAAGCAAAGGGGAGCAGGCATGTGAATACTTCCTATATATTCTCTACAAAGTTTATGATGCATACATAGACCTCCAACCATGGCTTAAAGAGATCAACTACCAGCCACCAGACTTCATACGGGACATACCAGTGAAGAACACGGACCCTA TTAGTAGGTACTGTGAGAAGCTGAGGCACGAGCTGGGCCGAGACACACGCTTCATTGCATCCTACACCAAGCGAGAGGAAACCCTGCTGGAGGAGCTCTATACAGACACCCTGATGGAGCTCCTGAATGACCGCAATGAGAGCCTGGGCCACCTGGAGGGTCTGGAGCAGCTCCTGGGAGAGCAGGGTGTCTTTAACCCACAGGCAGAGACGGTGCTCATCACGGGGGACGCTGGGGTGGGCAAGTCCATCCTCCTCCAGAAGCTCCAGAGGCTGTGGTCCAATAGGGAGCTGGAACAGACAGACGCCATGTTCTTCTTCAAGTTCCGCTGTAGGATGTTCAGCACATTCAAGGAGACAGACGAGATCTCACTCAGGGACCTGCTTTTCAAATACAACTGCTACCCCGACCAAGATGCGGACAATGAGGTGTTCAGCTACATCCTCCGCTTCCCCGAAAAGGTTCTCTTTACGTTTGACGGCTATGATGAGATCCAGGCTGATCTGGACCTGGAGAACATGCCTGAGGTGGTTTCTCCAGAGGAGAGGACTCACCCCCTTCTGGTGCTCATTAACCTGCTCTGTGGGAAGCTGCTCAATGGTTCCCGGAAAGTCCTTACTGCTCGGACAGGCACTGAGGTCCAGAGCAGGGTGATCCGGAAGAGGGTGGCGCTGCGTGGGTTCTCTCCGGCCCACCTTCAGACCTACACCAACCTACACTTCAAAGAGCAGGAGCACAGGGACCTGGTCTCAGTCCAGCTGAATGCCAACCCCCACCTCTGTGGCCTCTgctccatccccctcttctgcTGGATCGTCTTCAAGAGCTTTAAACACCTGAGCTCAGTCTATGACGACTTTGAGTTGCCAGAAGCTTGCGTGACCCTCACTAGCATATTCCTTCTGCTTTCTGAAGTCTTCTTCAGCCGGGGGGCCGCTTCCCCACCGGGCCTCCTGACGAGAAACACCAGGTGCCCCGCTGATACCTTCAGGGCAGGGTTGAGGCCACTGACAGCCTTCTCCAAGCTGGCTCTGCTGGGCATGGAGAGAGGAGTATTTGTGTTCGACCAGGAGGAGGTGACCTCCTGTGGCCTGACTGAGGACGACCTTCAGGTGGGTTTCCTCCGACCGGTCAGCCTCTACGATGCCTGTGGAAACCCTTCTACCTTTGAGTTCTTTCATCTCACCCTACAGTCCTTCTTGGCTGCATTCTCCCTGGTTCTGGACGAACAGGCCAGCGAAGGGAACATCCTCAAGTTCTTCACCGAGTGCAGCAGGAGGGACAACACATCTTGTTTATCGTGTGTCTTCCCCTGCATCGGTGGCTCCTCCAAACCCAGGGGAAAGGACCCGTTCAAGACCAACGAGCATCTCCAGTACGCCAACCTCTTCCTGTGTGGACTGCTGTCTAAGGCCAATGCCGGCCTGCTGGAGCACATGGTTCCTCCAGCGCCACTGAAGAGGAAGCGGGCGGTCCTCAAGTCCTACCTGTCCACCAGCGTGAGGTCCCACCTCCGCGGCTTGCCACTCCACAGCACAGAGCAGGAGGGCAGCAAGGTGCATGTCCTGCCCAACTTCCTGTGGATGCTGCGCTGCATCTTCGAGACAGGAAGTAAAGAGGTGGCCCAGCTGACTGCGAAGGGCATCACAGCTGACTACATCAAGCTGGGCTACTGTAATGTGTTCTCTGGCGACTGCAGTGCCCTCAACTTTGTCCTGCAGCACCGGCGGAAGAGGCTAGGGGTGGACatggacaacaacaacatcagTGACTATGGGGTCAAGCAGCTCAGGCCTTCATTCAGTAAAATGACCGTGGTGAG GTTGTGTGTCAATCAGATATCAGACAGCAGCGTTGAAGTATTGGCTGAGGAGCTTATCAAACACAGAGTGGTGGAGGTTTTGGG ACTTTACAATAATCTCATCACGGACATCGGAGCCAAGCTAATTGCTCATATCATTGAGGAATGTCCTAAGTTAAGAGTCGTCAA GGTTGGCAGCAACAAGTTCACCAGTGTGGGTGGCAGGTATCTGGCCAGTGCCATTCAGAAGAGCACATCTATCTTTGACGTGGG aatgtgggggaaCAGTATTGGTGATGAAGGAGCAAGAGCATTCGCAGTGGCCCTGAGGAATCACCCAAGTCTTACCAACCTCAG CCTCTCAGCCAATGGCATCACTTCAGAAGGTGGGAGGCACTTGGCCGAAGCACTAAAATGCAACACTATGCTCAGAATCTTCTG GTTGGTGCAAAACGAGTTGTCAGATGATGTAGCACCAGACCTGGCAGAGCTGATCAGATCCAACACGGGTCTCTCTCACCTCTG GTTAATCAATAATCAGCTGACAGTGGATGGAATCAGACAGCTGTCAGAGGCTATCTCCCACAACACATCACTCAAAGAGATCTG TTTGAAAGGAAACCGTCTTTCTGAAGAGGAAGAGAAGCTGTTTGAGGCTGAGGGAAGGCTACGCTTCCACTGA